A window of Ignavibacteriota bacterium contains these coding sequences:
- a CDS encoding MoxR family ATPase gives MATNTRALNDVEAVATLHKTFDTLRGEIGKVIIGQHEIIEQIFIALLSRGHCLLVGVPGLAKTLLIRTLSEALELAFNRIQFTPDLMPSDITGTEIIEEDMNTGHKSFRFVRGPVFSNIVLADEINRTPPKTQAALLEAMQEHSVTAAGTRYILQEPFFVLATQNPIEQEGTYPLPEAQLDRFMFNLWLDYPSREEEIAIVKTTTSPTTATITPALSAEDICAYQDLVRRVPVSDNVISFAVELAMRTRPKSPSAPQFIREWIRWGAGPRASQYLILGAKARAIMTGRPTPDIDDVRVVARPVLRHRLVTNFSAEAEGVTTVEIVDKLLSAS, from the coding sequence ATGGCCACGAATACACGCGCCCTCAACGACGTAGAGGCCGTCGCTACCCTGCACAAGACCTTCGACACCCTGCGCGGCGAAATCGGCAAGGTGATCATCGGCCAGCACGAGATCATCGAACAGATCTTCATCGCGCTGCTGTCGCGCGGCCACTGCCTGCTTGTCGGCGTGCCGGGACTTGCAAAGACGCTGCTCATCCGCACACTCTCCGAGGCGCTCGAACTCGCCTTCAACCGCATACAGTTCACCCCCGACCTCATGCCCAGCGACATCACCGGCACCGAGATCATCGAGGAGGACATGAACACAGGGCACAAGAGTTTCCGATTTGTGCGCGGACCCGTGTTCTCGAACATCGTGCTCGCCGACGAGATCAACCGCACGCCGCCCAAGACGCAGGCCGCGCTTCTTGAAGCCATGCAGGAACACAGTGTCACGGCCGCCGGGACGCGCTACATTCTGCAGGAGCCCTTCTTCGTGCTCGCGACGCAGAATCCCATCGAGCAGGAGGGCACGTATCCGCTGCCCGAAGCCCAGCTCGACCGCTTCATGTTCAACCTCTGGCTCGACTATCCGTCGCGCGAGGAGGAGATCGCGATCGTGAAGACGACCACGAGTCCGACCACCGCCACGATCACGCCGGCGCTGTCGGCCGAGGACATCTGCGCGTACCAGGACCTCGTGCGCCGCGTCCCGGTTTCGGACAACGTGATCTCTTTTGCGGTGGAGCTTGCCATGCGCACGCGCCCGAAGTCGCCCTCCGCGCCGCAGTTCATCCGCGAGTGGATACGATGGGGCGCGGGTCCTCGCGCGTCGCAGTATCTGATCCTCGGTGCGAAGGCGCGCGCGATCATGACCGGACGTCCGACGCCCGACATCGACGACGTGCGCGTGGTCGCGCGTCCCGTGCTGCGACACCGGCTTGTGACAAATTTCAGCGCCGAGGCCGAGGGTGTCACCACCGTCGAAATCGTCGATAAACTGTTGTCCGCATCCTGA